In Plasmodium coatneyi strain Hackeri chromosome 5, complete sequence, a genomic segment contains:
- a CDS encoding Ran binding protein 1-like protein: MEDDKNDYNPEEEVTTGNWNTPKIELKEVEIKTGEEDESLFWSGRSKLYRWVDGEWKERGLGESKLLLHKKKGIIRFLLRQEKTLKVVANHYIYPNKSYCKLVPNAGSEKIYAWTVKDFAEEPKIEQFALKFNTAEAAKLFKQKFDEAGQVNLKLLDDNGQLKVKVAEEKKEDKKEEKKEDEKEDKKEKKEEEKKEEKKEEKKEEDKKEEKKEEDKKEDKKEEKKEEKKKVETDAKDKKEEEKGEEKSKDAGVDKAKAADDKNKKDDKEEEKSKSGDEEKKEKKKNEEEENIKREN, from the exons ATGGAAGATGACAAGAACGATTACAATCCCGAGGAGGAAGTCACAACTGGAAATTGGAACACCCccaag ATTGAACTGAAAGAAGTAGAAATAAAGACGGGCGAAGAAGATGAAAGCCTGTTCTGGTCAGGGAGGTCGAAATTGTACAGGTGGGTAGATGGCGAGTGGAAGGAACGAGGACTTGGGGAATCCAAACTGTTGTtacacaagaaaaaaggaattatcaGGTTTCTTCTAAGACAAGAGAAAACACTGAAGGTTGTGGCAAACCATTATATCTACCCCAATAAGTCCTACTGCAAACTCGTGCCCAATgcaggaagtgaaaaaatctACGCTTGGACAGTGAAAGATTTTGCAGAGGAACCCAAAATTGAGCAGTTCGCCTTAAAATTCAACACGGCGGAGGCAGCCAAGCTATTCAAGCAGAAGTTTGATGAGGCGGGCCAAGTGAATTTGAAGCTGCTCGATGATAACGGGCAGCTGAAGGTGAAGGTCgctgaggaaaagaaagaggataaaaaggaagagaaaaaggaggatgaaaaagaagataaaaaggaaaagaaagaggaagaaaagaaggaggagaaaaaggaagagaagaaggaggaggacaagaaagaggaaaagaaggaagaagacaagaaggaggataagaaggaagaaaaaaaagaggagaagaaaaaagtcgAAACTGATGCGAAGgacaagaaggaagaagagaagggggaagaaaagtcGAAGGACGCAGGAGTCGATAAGGCCAAAGCGGCAGATgacaaaaataagaaagacgacaaagaggaggagaagtcCAAAAGTGGGgatgaggagaagaaggaaaagaagaaaaacgaggaggaagagaacatCAAGCGAGAAAACTAA
- a CDS encoding Ribosomal protein L7Ae-related protein, whose protein sequence is MDEGDHSDKESVGEEHVDDKDGKPKRSYEKMVEEIKIENSKSYISKISEPLLKKKYFKYFLKILDYAYYAKVTAMQIIKTNEQIEERKKKILKNKFIVIGITQVVKAIRKGEEGIVFLAIDVFPIDIICHMPVFCEEHRIPYTFVTTKNKLARLCKLKRSVTCLFLPKPSVDMDKFEDTVNEFSSKKKISNYAKLYDKMLAGVKKNHPFFQS, encoded by the coding sequence ATGGACGAAGGAGATCACAGCGACAAGGAGAGCGTGGGGGAGGAGCACGTGGACGACAAGGACGGCAAGCCAAAAAGGAGCTACGAAAAAAtggtggaagaaataaaaatcgAAAACAGCAAGTCGTACATCTCAAAAATTAGCGAACcattattgaaaaaaaaatattttaaatattttcttaaaatCCTGGACTATGCGTACTATGCAAAAGTAACAGCCATGCAGATCATAAAAACGAATGAGCAGATAgaagaacggaaaaaaaaaattctgaaaaataaattcatcgTCATTGGGATAACGCAGGTTGTCAAGGCTATTAGGAAAGGAGAGGAAGGCATTGTCTTCTTGGCCATAGATGTATTTCCAATAGACATAATTTGTCACATGCCCGTTTTTTGTGAAGAGCATAGGATACCTTACACCTTCGTTACGACGAAGAATAAGCTGGCGCGTTTGTGCAAACTAAAACGATCAGTCACTTGCTTGTTCCTCCCCAAACCGAGCGTCGACATGGATAAATTTGAAGATACCGTCAATGAGTTTAGCAGTAAGAAGAAGATTAGCAACTACGCCAAGCTGTACGATAAGATGCTTGCCGGGGTGAAGAAGAACCATCCCTTCTTTCAATCTTAG